GCATCGCACCGAACGCCGCGGCAAACAGCAGCAGGGCGAGGCAACTTGACCACATCGGCAGCACCCGCACCGCGGCGAGATCCAGGGCCGGCGATGGATGGCGCAACGAACGCCATACCGCCACCGCCATCGCACATCCGGCACTCACGGTGGCGACCACGACCTTCGCGCCACTGGAAGCCTCGGGCAGTTCGATCAGGGCCCACACCAAGGCGCCCACACCCAGCACCAGGCACAGCGCACCGAACAGATCGGGAATCCCGGCACCGGTCGGGATGGTTTTGGCCAGCACCCAGGGGCCAGCGGCAAGGGCTAGCAATCCCAGCGGGACATTGACGAAAAAGATCCACCGCCAGGACAACTCGACCAGCATCCCGCCGACCGGCGGCCCGAGGGCGGCGGCCACGGCGCCCACCGCCGACCAGGTGCTGACCGCAACGGCGCGATGCGATGCGGGAACGGCGGCCAGCAGCAGCGCCAGCGAGCTCGGCATGAGCATCGCGGCGCCGAACGCCTGCACGACGCGGAACGCCACCAACATAACGAATGATCCAGACAGCCCGCACGCGGCCGATCCCAGCGTGAACACGGCCAAGCCCCAGAGGAATACGCGGCGATGCCCGTATCTGTCTCCGAGCCGACCGGCCGGGGCCATGAATGCCGCGAAAACCAGGGTGTAGCCGTTGAGAATCCACGACATCGCCCCGAGATCGGCGCTACCGAAGGCTCTGCGGATGTCCGGGAAGGCGATATTCACGATGAACAGGTCCAGGCTGGCAAGAAATGCCGCGGCGGACCCCAGCAGTACGGTCATCGCCGAGCGTGTCGCGGATAACTGCGTCGCCGTCACTGGTCCGCCTCACATTGAGCCCACCCACCGATCGACGAGACCGCATCGTCCGTCGAGCCCACTGAATATAGTCAACTATACTCAGATGGCTGGGGTCGCTACCGTGGGGCCCGGCTCATCGCGGATTCTTCTCGCCGGCCTCCACGGCAACGGCAAGCCTGTTCTCGGCGGGAGCTACCGGGCAGGTCGCGTAGTCGGTGAATGCGCACGGCAGGTTGGATGCTCGGTTGAAGTCGAGCGTCACCGTTCCGTCGGCGTCCGGCGCGTCGATCGAAAGCACCCTGGCGCCAGGGTATGTCGTCACTCCGCTTGTCGCGTCGGTGAATAGCACGCGCAACCCGCTCGAGGTGTCTCCGAATGCGACCAGCGCAGACGCGGTGCCCGCCAGTACGAAGTCGATGACGCCGACGGCGCGCAGGTGATGTTCGAGTCCTTCTACGACAGCGCCCGTGGTGACGATCCTCGGCTCCTCATACGGTGTGAAATTGCCGACCACCCGCCACCGTTCGCTCGGTGGATACGCGGGAATACCGTTGTACGCCTTAAGGTGCGGCGACTTCGGATCGTGCACGCGTAACGCGACCGACCCTGTTCGGCGGATCACCTCGATGCGGCGGTCACCGGACTGCACCAGCAATCCCCGTGCGCCCTCGACTGGTTCGAGCCGGTCGGTTCCGTCGATTCCCTGGATGTACACCGCCTCACGGTCGGCGCGCCATCGTCCCGGAAGGTCGGCGACGGCATCGAATTCTTCGGTGATCCAGTACAAGCCGGTGAGGCTGACCCAGCCGAATGGATCAGCGTAAGAGCGTTCACGCTCAGAGTGCCATTTGTTCCACGCTGCCTCGAACGTTCCTACGGTGGTATCTGCGCTAGTAGTCATGATCCTCGCTTACTTACTCACTCTGTCGAACGGACACAACATCATTGCGACCCGACTGCGCGCTGAGCGGGCGACTCGGAATGCGTGCGCGCAGGATGGGGGCGACCTCGGACTGAAACAATTCGAGGCTGCGACGCTGTTGGGCAGGCGTCACACCGTCCGCATCGGCGGACAGATGCATCACCTCGTGACCGAGCTGCTCGTGATAGCGACCCACCTTGTCGATCACCTGCTCGGGGCTGCCCACCAACGCCGAGCTGCGCTCGACGAAATCGTCGATCGACTCGAACACCACCGGCATCCCGGCGCGGCGCGCGAACGCCAGGCGCGCCTCGAACATCGGCCGATAGGTGGCTACGGCGTCCTGCGACTTCCGGGTGACGTAAAAGCCGGCGGTCCCCGCACCCACCAGGGCGTCCCCGGGGCGGTGGCCGTAGAACTCCCAGCGCCGCCGGTAGTGACGAACCAGCTCCGCATACGGCTCGATGGGGTTGACGACGTTGGCGGAGAAAATCGGATCGCCGTGCCGGGCCGCGAGGTCGACTGAGTCCTTACTCGTCGCGCTGCCATGCCAGACCCGAATCCTGCTCTGCAGTGGCCGGGGGAGTGCCTTGGCGTTGACGAGCGGCGGCCGGAATCGCCCGGACCAGGTCACATTGTCGCCCTCCCACAGCAACCGGAACAACTCGTATCCCTCGCGGTTGCGGTCCCACTGGTCTTCGGCGGTCACGTGGAACAACTCGGCCTGCGCGGCACCGTTGCCTTTGCCGATGATCAGCTCGAGCCGCCCGTCCGACAGGTTGTCCAGCGTCGAGTAGTCCTCGAAGGCGCGGACCGGATCGAGCAGGCTCAACGTCGTAACCCCGGTGAACAGAGCGATTTTCGAGGTGCGCGCCGCGATGTTGCTCAGCACTACCGGCGGGGAGGATGAGATGAACGGATCCTCGTGCCGCTCGCCCACCGCGAACCCGTCGAAACCCAGTTCCTCGGCGAGCACTGCCTTGTCGAGGACCTCGCGCAACCGATCGGCCGTGCTTTTCTTCGCACCCGAAACGGGATCGGGAACATGTGTAATCAGCGTTATCAGCAGGAACTTCATCCGAAATCCTCACCAAGCAGCGACTTTTCGAACGGATGTCGGCCAATTTCCGCCGAGCGCAGCGATTGATCGTAAAGCGGGGTGTACCCCATCGATCGGTAGAGGGCCACCGCCTCGGGCTGCCGCCACCCCGTCGTCAGGTAGACGCGAGTGTACCCGCGCTGCAACGCGATTCGCTCCAGCTCGGCGACCACGCGCTTGCCATAACCGCGCCGCCGATAGGCCGATGCGGTCCAGATGCGTTTGAGCTCTGCCGTCGTCGAGTCATAGCGACGAAACGCGCCGCCCGCGACGGGCGCCCCGTCGCACAGCGCCACGGTGAGTACGCCGCCCGGGGGTTCGAATTCTTCGGCCGGATAGGCGAGTAGCTCGCCGTGCTTTCGTGTGGAGTCGCCGCCGTAGCGGGCGCTGTACTCGACGGCAAGTCCCTCGAGTTGAGGCGCTACGAGGAGATCGGTCTGGTGGACGGCAACAAAGTCCAACACATCGAGGGCTCGGTCGGTTGTCGTCACGCAGCGTCTCCATCACTTTTCCGCAGGAAGCAGCGGCGCACCAGTGACGGTCACCGGGAAGCTTCGGTCTACACGAACGAAGTTACTGCCTGCCTCATTCCCGGCCGGTCGCGGATGAGTGCCCGGCGGCTACGCGGCCCGGCGCCTGCGCCCGCTGATCAGGTAGAGCGCGGCGCGCAGCTCGAGCAGCGGATCGTCGGACGGTTCGATTCCCGGCAGCCGGGGGATCGGGTCAAAGATGATGTGTTTCTGCTGCGCGGCGTCGTCGATGGCGGGGCTAGTCAGCTCGAGAATGCCGAGCTTCCTGACCTCCCGGTCCGACGGCCAACTGACGGTGGCGTCGTCGACGGCATCACCGTCTTCGGCGAGCTGCACCGCCAGTGTGAAGCGCACCGGAGCGGCCGCGATGCGCTCGCGGATTTCGCTGAATAAATAGTTAGCATCCTTGGACGGCACGACGGACTCATCGAGGTATTCGGTTCCCGCCTCCGGGATCACGTGGTAGCGGCCGAATCTGCGCTCTCCCGCGGCATTGACGAATTTGAGCGCGCTCACGCCGAAGTACGCCTCCTGTGCGAAGCTGGCCGGGAAGGGCTTGGGCGCCTGCACGAAACGCAACGCCGCGGGGTGCGAACCGAGGAAGGCTTCCAGCGGCGACCCGGCCAGGTTAGCCGGGTCACTGGTAGCCAGCGCCCGCAAGAATTCCAGGAATTCGTCGCCAGTGCGTGCCGGGAAGCCATCGACGGAATGGGCGATGACGTCGGTGTGCAGGTGTTCGCCCAGGACGAATCGGACCGCGATTCCTTTGGGGAGAGTGTTCGGATCGGTGTCCGGAATGTCCGGGAGTCCGGTCGAGTCGGAGAAACGCACCAGGACGGGCGTCGAGGCCTGCTGGAAATGTTGGGCGATGGACAGGTCGGCCGCGGCGGCCGCAGGCGCAAACGTTCCATTCAGCAGGACGCCTTTGCCGTGTGCCGGACGGATCCCGGGATGCTCACCGAAGATTTGAGTGAATGTCGCCAGTATCTCATCGCTGAGTCGCAGTAGCTTTTCATCTGTCGCTAATGGCATGGTGCTCTCCTGTTGGACGCCGGGCTGTGGCTGAGTCCATCTAACCGGGTGGCCGCGGCAAGCGGGGCAGTCGGCTCGACCGCGCTGCCGCGCATCGCAAGCAGGTAGCGGCAAACGCCAAGCGCCAGTTCGAGTGTGCGAGACCAGGCCGGTGAAAATCGCATCGGCGCAGCCGGATTCAAACCATTCCTTTTCGGGTACCGCGCGGGAACTCTGGAAGGATCCACGCAGTTCGTGCGGAGGGGATGGAAATGACGGTAACCCAAACCGCCCCGTATCGGGTCGCACCGGCCAGCCCGCTTCTGGGGGCTGAAATCGTCGGCGTCGACCTTGCTAACGGCGTCGACGAGGCGACTGCCGAGGCACTGCGGAATGACTTCTGGCGGTACAAGGTCCTCGTGTTCCGCAACCAGAACTTGTCCCCCGACGCACACGTCGAAGCGGTGCGGATCTTCGACGAGCCGTTTGACCATCCGCTGTGGCTGCACCGCGACCAGAACAACCGGCTGGTCTACGTCTTCGACCTGGAAAAGGCGGGCGCCGCGTCGAGCTGGCACGTGGGCGGCACCTGGCGTAACCCACCGTTCAACATCGAGTCGTTGACTTATCAGGTCGTGCCCGAAATCGGCGGCCGTACACTGTGGGCCGATCTCCAGGCGGCGTACGATGCGCTTTCCGAGCCATTCAGACAACTGCTGGACTCGGTGAGCGCCGAGTACAGCGCCTACCCGGGCGACGGCACCTACCACCGGCTCCCGGTGACCGAGACAGTCGAGCACCCGGTGGTGCGCACGCACCGCCACACCGGTCGCAAGGGTCTGTTCCTCAGCTCTTCGGCGATCCGCCTCACGGGCATCGAACCGGCCGAAGGCCAGGCATTGCTGCCATTCCTGCTGGCGCATGCATCTTCACCCAACTATGCCGTCGGATTCGGTTGGAAGCCTGGTGATTTCGTGATTTGGGACAACCAAGCCACCTGGCATTTCGCTGTTAACGATTACCAGGGACCGCGCGCCTATCGCAAGGTCATCGGCGGCTGATACTCGGTTCTCGCCACCGTAAGTCACCTCGAGTTCGCGTGTACAGTTTTCGTTAGTTGCCCGAACAAACGGTGGCGGGCGAGTTCGTATGGGAGGGTGCAATGTCCCGATCAGCCGGCGACACCTGGGACATCGTGTCGAGTGTCGGGCTGACCGCGTTGGGTGTCTGTGCCGGGCGTGCCCTCGATGCCGCTCTGGATCCTCCCCTGGCGAATGACGATTACGCCGCCGGCTTTGTCGCCGCCGCCGGTGAGCCGAATCTCAGTGCCGCGGTGGCGAACACCGACATGGACAGCGCGGCGGCGTTCAACGCCCAGTGGGTAGGGGTCCGTACGCGGTTCTTCGACGACTTCTTCACGCAGGCCGGGCAATCCGGGACACGTCAGGCGGTCATCTTGGCGGCCGGCCTGGATTCCCGTGCGTACCGGTTGGCATGGCCGGCCGATTACGTCGTTTTCGAAGTCGACCAGCGGCGGGTGCTGGAGTTCAAGCAGCAGGTTCTGGAAGACCGGGGCGCTGTGCCTCGGGCGCGACGTGTCACCGTCGCCGTCGACCTGCGCGACGATTGGGCGGGGGCCCTGACCGCGGCGGGATTCGACCCCGAACAACCGACGGCGTGGGCGCTCGAAGGCTTGCTGCCTTACCTTCCTGGCGCCGCCCAGGACGCACTGTTTGACAAGCTGCACGAACTGTCGGCGGAGGGCAGCCAGATAGCCGCGGAATTGGGGCCGGTGCCCGGGGAGCTGCGGGAATTCGCCGAGGAAATGGCGGCGATCAGCCAACTCTCGGCACAGCACCCGGTCGCCGACCTGTGGTATGACGACCCGCGCGCGAACACCAAAGATTGGCTGGCCGAACGCGGTTGGACGATCACCGGCATCGACTTGATGGATAAGGCCGCACACGAATACGGCCGACCGTTCCACGGACTGCCGCCGATATTCGAACGACTGTTGCGGGACAAATTCTTCACCGCCCTGCGCAATCGTTGAGCGGACAGCGGGATAAAAGGCGCCGTTGGCCGTCCGGGCGGCGATGTCCGAGATGATCGCCCAGTTTCCGCCGCCGGACATCACTGGAGTGCAGATCGAGGATCGTCAAATCCCCGGCCGCGACGCTGATCCTGCGGTACGCATCCGGATTTACCGGCCCGAACAGCGCAACGCCCCGGCCGCGGTATACAACGTGCACGGGGGAGGGTTCATCGCCGGCGATCTCGAGACGGAGCACGCCTTCAACGCAGATCGCTTTCCAGTTTCTGTCCGTGCCCGAGCTCGACGGTCGACTCATCACGGCGAGCATGACGGACTTCATCGATACCCCACTTTGGAGTCGTCCCCGAGCAATCGTCAGCTGGGACTGTTACCTGGGTTCCGGTCGCGCCGGCACCGCTGACGTACCGATCTACGCGGCGCCGGCTCGTGCCACCGAGTTGGCGGGTCTGCCGCCCGCGTACGTCTCGGTGATGCACTTCGATCCACTTCGCGACGAAGGTGTCGCCTACGCGTTGGCCATGCTTGCCGCAGGCGTGAGTGTCGAATTACATTTATTCCCAGGGACTTTCCACGGCTCGATGCTGATCCAGGATGCGGCGATCTCCAAGCGTGAGGGGGCAGAGAAGATCGCGGTGCTGCGCCAAGCACTGGCGCTGTAGCTCGCGGGCGATCACCTAGTGCCGAATGCGCTCTGGCGGTGGCTAACTCGTCGCAACCGGATTGCCCGGGCTGCGGCGGCCGTCAACGCCAGCGCCGCCATCACCGCAAGGACCATCGCCGCGGCGTTGCCGGACCCGAGGGAGCTCAACAGCATTGGCAATCCGAAACCGAAGTAACTCACCGTGTAAAACGTTCCGGTCAGGGCACCGCGTAGGCGTTGCGGCGCAGTGGCTTCCAGATCAATCAAGCCCTCACGGAGCAGCAGGCCCGACGCGCAGCCAAGAACCACCAGCAGTGACAATCCGACGCCCAGCGGCATTGTCGATGGCGCCGCAGCGGTCACCGCGTAGCCGAGCGCGGCCAGTACGGCTCCGAACGTGCCGGCGTGCGGGCCCCACCGACGCGCGCGGGCGATCAGTTGGGTAATGCCGCTGACGCCGTTGGCAATGAGCGCGGCGGTCCCTGCGGCCATCGGGGCCGCGAGCCCGGTGTGCACATGGGTGGGGATTGTCACGAAGGCGAGAGTTGCCGAGGAATACACAAACGGCGACAGTGGCAGCGCCCAACTCAACGCCCGCGCGATGTCCCGTCGCGCCGGTGCCGGCTGTTCGCCGCTGGCCACGGCTACCGGGGCGGTCGCGGCCGCGCGCTGGGCCGCCACCACCGCGACGACGGTCGCCAGCGCGACGAGCACGGCGGCGATTCCGAACGACTCCCATAAACCGGCATGTCCCACCGACGCGATCACGCCGGATGCGAACGGGCCGACCGCGAAACCCGCCGTCAGGACCGCCCCGGCGACCGCCGCGCCTGCCGGCCCCTTCATGTCCGAAGCCCACGCGGTGCACGAGCTTACGACCAGCCCGACACCGGCCCCGACCACCAAACGGCCGCCCAACAACACGGCGGAATGCTGCGACAGCAACATTGCGACCGTGCCCGCCAGCGCGGTGGTCGACCCCGCCCAGGCCACCGGCTGGCGTCCCAGCACGTCCGACAAGCGACCGCCGATGAGCAGGCCGGGCAGCAGTCCCACCGCGTAGATCGCGAAGATCGCGTCGAGCATGCTCCTGCCGAGGTGCTGGCGATCATAGATCGCGGGGATCAACCCGGCGAAGTGGTTGGCGGCCCAACCGGTAGCCAGCAGGACGGCCAACACCGCGGCGAATAGCAGTCGTGAGCCATCAGGTTCACCGCGTTCGTCATGTCCATGCGGTTTCACCGGCGTCGGTCGCTCCCGGCGCGGCACTGCCACATTCGACCTGCACACTGATGTCCTCCCGATCTCTGCACGCGGTTATGTGTGGTGGTGATATCGGCCACAGCGTTGTGTCTCGAAGAGCGCGGCCACATCGTCGTGTTTCGAAGAGCGCTGCGAAAAATAGCGCTGCACCCCGTTCACAGCCGACGCCGCTCCAGCACTTATTCCGAATCTCGGTACAACGGCCGTTGTCAGTCCGGAGTCTGCCCGACCGGGCCGGGTTTGAATCATGCTCGACGCAAACCTGGCGGTCTGCCACCGAGATTCCTAGGCTGCGCGGGTGATGTCGACCAATCCGGCGCCGGCCGGGGTGTCTCTTCGTGGCGTCGACCGCACGTTCGGAACGCATACCGTGTTACACGAGGTCGACATCGAAATCGAGCCGGGTGAGGTGGTCGCGTTGCTCGGGTCGTCGGGCAGCGGCAAGTCGACACTGTTGCGGCTCATCGCCGGCCTGGACAGTCCGACCGGTGGGCGGATCGAGATCGACGGCGAAGCCGTCCACGGAATCGACCCACGCTGCGCGGTGGTTTTCCAGGAGCCCCGGCTATTGCCCTGGCGGTCTTTGGCCGCAAACGTGGAGTATGGCCTGCCACCCGGCACGGCGCGGGCGAAAGGCACTGGTGTAGTGCAGCATTGGCTCGACGTCGTCGGGCTGCGAGATTTCGGTGAGCACTATCCGCGGCAAGTGTCTGGCGGTATGGCGCAGCGCGCGGGCCTCGCGCGTGCCCTGGCGCGCCGTCCCCGCGTTCTGTTGCTCGACGAACCGCTCGCTGCCCTCGATGCACTGACCCGACTGCGGATGCAGGACTTGCTCGATGCCGTGCAGCAAGAGGCAGGCACCACAACGGTTTTAGTGACGCATGACGTGGACGAGGCCGCGATCCTCGCCGACCGGGTGTTGATCCTGCGTGCCTTCGAAACCGGTGCAGCGACCGGCGGCGCCCGTATTGCTGCGACCCACGAAGTCGCCATCGCCAAACCACGCGACCGCGGTGATCCGCGTATCGCCGCGTTACGAGGTCAGTTGTTGGACGAACTCGGGGTACCCCGACGTAGCAGTGAGGCAAAAGCATGGTGAAAGGTCGCTATCTGACCGCGATTTCGGCTATCGCGAGTATCATCGCCGTAGCCGGCTGTGGCTCGAACGCCGGGAACACGGCGTCAAAGGATATCCATCTGGATTACGCCTACTACAGTCCGTTGAGTCTGGTGGTGCGCGACCAGCACCTGCTGGAGAATCGCGGCTACAACGTGACGTGGGTGCTATCGGCGGGAAGTAACAAGGCCAACGAGGGCCTGCGGTCCAAGGCGTTGGACGTCGGATCTACCGCCGGTTCCGCCGCATTGGTCGCCCGGGCCAACGGATCGCCGATCAAGGCTGTCGACCTCTACGCCGGAGGGGAGTGGACGGCATTGCTTGTCGCCAAGGACTCGCCGATCAACTCGGTGGCCGACCTGAAGGGCAAGAAGGTCGCCGTCACCAAGGGCACCGATCCGTACTTCTTCCTGTTGCAATCGCTTGCCACAGCCGGGCTTTCGCCAAGCGACATCGAGATCGTCAATTTGCAGCATGCCGACGGCAAGACCGCCCTGGAACGCGGAAACGTCGACGCATGGTCCGGGCTGGACCCTTTCATCGCGGAGACGATCCAGCAATCAGGCTCCCGTTTCATCTACCGCAATCCGAGTTTCAATTCTTACGGCTTCTTGAACGTTCGGGAGGATTACATCGCCGCCCACCCGGAGGCCGTCCAGGCGGTGGTCGACAGCTATGAGGAGGCCCGGAAGTGGGCGAAGGCGCACCCAGATCAACTGGCAGCATTGCTGGCCTCGCAGGCGAACATAGCGCTGAGCGTGGCGCAGGAGGAACTGAGCCGGACACTGGTGGACATCGATCCGGTGCCGGGGGACGCGCAGCGGGCGGTGCTGACTCGAGTGGAGCCGATCGCGGTCGCCGACTCCGATATCAAATCCGACGACGCCGGCCGCAACGCACTGAGCACGCTGATCGAGCCGAAGTACATTCAGCAAGCTCACTGACGTCCCGGTCCGGGCGGCTGGCGAAGTTGCCGCGCCTCCTCGTGGGCTTGATTGTGCCGGTGCTGCTGCTGGGGATCTGGCAGCTTGCCACCGCCGGCACGGGGTACTTCTCGCCCAGCCAGCTTCCACCTCCGGCCGATGTGGTGTCCGCGCTGGGCGACCTGCTCCGGCGCGGTGAACTGTGGACTCACCTGCAGGCCAGCGGTTCTCGAGTTCTGGTCGGCTACCTGGCCGGCACCGTCGCGGGGCTGACGCTTGGTTCACTCATCGGGCTATCGGTGGAAGTGCGCCGATTGCTGGGGCCGACCGTCGCAGCCTTTCGGACTGTGCCTTCCTTGGCGTGGGTGCCGTTGCTGCTCCTATGGTTCGGCATTGACGAGACGCCGAAGATTCTGATGGTTGCCATCGGTGCGTTTTTCCCCGTCTACACGACGACGGCGTCGGCGCTGTCGCACGTCGACCCGCAGCTGTTGGAAGTCGGACGGGCCTACGGCCGGCGCGGCGTCTCGCTGTTGACGACGGTGATGTTGCCCGCCGCGGCACCCGAATTGGTGAATGGGCTCCGATTAGGACTGGCCAACGCGTGGCTGTTCGTCGTCGCAGCCGAGCTGATCGCCTCGTCGAAGGGTCTGGGCTTTCTCCTCCTCGACAGCCAAAACACCGGCCGCACCGACGTGATGCTGCTGGCAATCGTCCTGCTGGCCGCATTGGGCAAACTCAGCGACGCGATCTTGGGCGCCGTCGAGCATCGGATGGTGCAGCAGCGCAGCTAATCACGCAGACGCCGGTCAGCAGCTGCCACACGATGATCGAGTACACGCTGCCGCGCTCCCACGCCCCGCTCGGCAGCAGATTGTCATTGGACGTGACCGAGTTAACCAGCAACATCAGCAGACTCAGCAGGCCAACGGCCGCGAGGAGTTCGGAGATGTGACGGTAGCACCGCCGGTCGCCGACCGTGGGGATGACCGCGGCGCCCGCCAGAATCGCGGTGGTGCCTCCGACAATTGCCAGCGCGGCGCCGGCGCGATGCGCGTCGCCGCTGTGCACGGTTCCGATCACGAGGTTGCCGATCGCATTCGTGGCGATTAAGCCCAAAAAGATTTGGGCCCGGGGGCTATCGGGAATGCGCACGATGAACACTGCGCCAAGAAAGAACAGAGCACCCTGCAGATAGAACGCGATGTGGATCAAATAAGACTGCGGGGAGTCGGCGTCCACCCCGAGATCGCTGATGTAGTTACGCGTGTAGCTGTAAGCGGACCCGAAACCCGCGGCGGTGATCGCTTCGAGCGCGAGGTACCCGAGGGCTGCCACCACCCAGAGCACGGCGCCGCATCTGGTAGCCAAGCTGGTCAACCTCCCGTTGTTGAGCCGACCCTACGGAACCGGTCGACGGCCAAGATAGGCCAACACGTTCGCGCAACGTCGCAGCCAGTGCGGCGCAGCCGCCGCGCGTGCCCGCACAATGGCGCGATGGCCGCCGTTCGCAAAGTCTTCCTGTCGACCACCGCGTTGGTGCTCGCGCTGGTGAGCTGCTCACCCGGCGATCCAGCGCGGGGATCGGGTTCTTCGGGCGATTTTCACGGGCCGATCGAGATCGGCCACGGACGCCACCTCTACCTCGAATGCCGCGGAAAGGGCAGTCCGACAGTCATTTTGGAGTCTGGTTACCATAACTCGTCGGATCCGTGGAACCAGTCGGATACCACTGCCCCGGCGGTAGGTCCCGGCGTGCTACCTGCGTTGTCCGGCTCGCATCGCGTTTGCGCCTACGACCGGCCCGGCACGTTGCGCAATACCGACCCGCCCACTCTCAGCGACCGCAGTTCACCGGTCGTGATGCCACGCACCGCGCAGGACGCCGTCGGCGACCTACACGCGCTACTTGC
The DNA window shown above is from Mycobacterium sp. Aquia_216 and carries:
- a CDS encoding DUF998 domain-containing protein, which codes for MATRCGAVLWVVAALGYLALEAITAAGFGSAYSYTRNYISDLGVDADSPQSYLIHIAFYLQGALFFLGAVFIVRIPDSPRAQIFLGLIATNAIGNLVIGTVHSGDAHRAGAALAIVGGTTAILAGAAVIPTVGDRRCYRHISELLAAVGLLSLLMLLVNSVTSNDNLLPSGAWERGSVYSIIVWQLLTGVCVISCAAAPSDARRRPRSRR
- a CDS encoding ABC transporter permease; amino-acid sequence: MGLIVPVLLLGIWQLATAGTGYFSPSQLPPPADVVSALGDLLRRGELWTHLQASGSRVLVGYLAGTVAGLTLGSLIGLSVEVRRLLGPTVAAFRTVPSLAWVPLLLLWFGIDETPKILMVAIGAFFPVYTTTASALSHVDPQLLEVGRAYGRRGVSLLTTVMLPAAAPELVNGLRLGLANAWLFVVAAELIASSKGLGFLLLDSQNTGRTDVMLLAIVLLAALGKLSDAILGAVEHRMVQQRS
- a CDS encoding aliphatic sulfonate ABC transporter substrate-binding protein gives rise to the protein MKGRYLTAISAIASIIAVAGCGSNAGNTASKDIHLDYAYYSPLSLVVRDQHLLENRGYNVTWVLSAGSNKANEGLRSKALDVGSTAGSAALVARANGSPIKAVDLYAGGEWTALLVAKDSPINSVADLKGKKVAVTKGTDPYFFLLQSLATAGLSPSDIEIVNLQHADGKTALERGNVDAWSGLDPFIAETIQQSGSRFIYRNPSFNSYGFLNVREDYIAAHPEAVQAVVDSYEEARKWAKAHPDQLAALLASQANIALSVAQEELSRTLVDIDPVPGDAQRAVLTRVEPIAVADSDIKSDDAGRNALSTLIEPKYIQQAH